GATTGTTTTCCCTGTTTCTCTACTGATTTCTCGTATTGTTCCTTCTGTAATGAACTGATCGCCTTTATATAATGCGTAAATCCTTTTGTGCCAAGGTATTTTCATGATATAACTCTCCTGTTGGAATTTTATAAATCACTAGATTTTACGAATACACCATCAACCATTTTTCCTGTACGATTTTTGATTTCATCGTAGGCGCAATTTAAACATTCATATAAATCCATGTCATTTTGTTGGGCTAATATGATGAGTGTCACAACCACATCACCAATACCATCACGCAAAGCAGCCTTATCATTACGCGCAAGCGCTGCTGCAACCTCGCCTAATTCCTCTGAACACTTTAAAAATTGCTTACTAGATTCTGCTTTATCTAATCCTTTTTCAATCGACCATCGTTCTACTTGTTTGATTAATTCATTCATTTTTGCATTTCCTCCAATTTTTGAATTACTACTGTCGCATATACAGCGCCATCAATCATTTCTTCACGGAAATGTTTAAGCCATTCGATAGTCGTATAATCCATTGGATTGACTGTTGTACCGTATTTCGCTAACCCTTTAGCTGTTTGATTATCAAGCAAATCATGGACTTCACGTAATATTGGATTTGCTAAGATTTGTTCTTCAATTTTCATCTCACGTTATACCTTCTTCCTTTCATACGTTCAGTTTTGATATTGTTTAACTTTTTCCAATTTCGGATAGTTCCTGGTGCTACATTACATATCATTGCGATTTGTTCATCAGTTTTATTAGCTTTTTTCAATGTGAGGTATTTTTCTTTCGTTAAAGCAAGTTTTGAACTTTTAACAGGTGAATAATTTTCATTATCAAGGATTGAAGTATTACGTAAATTCACCAAACCAAGCAACTTTTGTCCATGGATTGCAATTTCTACACAATTAGGACATTTAATTGATTCAAGAGCAGTTTGACAATCACATTTGGGTAAAAGAGCATCTATTTGTTGTAATATCTCAATACGCTTCTCAAGCATTTCTGCGTTCATCTACATCCCACACTTTCTTTGTGTGCCAGCCTTCTTTGATATACTGCTGCACCCATTCATTTTTATATGGCATAATGACACTTGCTTCGCATCCATCGACCGTCATAGACATCTCTATATACTTTGTAAATGGATTAGGTATGGCCGTCCACAATCTATTTTGTGGTTGTTTCACTTTAGTCACCGACTGAACAATAGGAATCCCATTGCGCATGTTCACGATGGTCAAAACGCCCCTCTCTTTAGGTAGTTCTTCATTTGGTAATAGAAATGATAGTAAATAAAATTCCCACTAAACTTATTATCTAAGTAGACAATTTCAAAGCCGTAACGAGCCTTGAAAGTATTCAACGAGCCAAGTAATGCAAGTGGGTCGTATTTACTTCTGTAGGTTCCATTTAGTATTTTCTTGTAGCCTTCTGGATCTTCTAATAACAATGTGAAAGGAATATCCTGTGAACGAATTAATTCATTCTCAAAGCGTGTACGTTCATCTTTTCCAAGGTTGCCCACAATCTCATCTACACTGGCTTTGCGCTCAATACGACTGTTTAAATAAATATCACGTTGGATACCTAATTCATCGTTCTTAGGAATCATTGCTGTGTAATCGCCAGTGTCGAGTTTTTTCAATTTGATTGGTACATCCTTGCTGCGTAAATATTCAAGGATATGACCGTTTACTTGTTCACGAGTATCAACCACGATTGTCATTGTTTTCATTATTTTGTTTAGTTCAGTGTCAGAATAAGCATAGTGAATCATTTTGAATCACCTTCAATGATTTTGTATTCACCTT
This genomic stretch from Lysinibacillus pakistanensis harbors:
- a CDS encoding MazG-like family protein, with the translated sequence MNELIKQVERWSIEKGLDKAESSKQFLKCSEELGEVAAALARNDKAALRDGIGDVVVTLIILAQQNDMDLYECLNCAYDEIKNRTGKMVDGVFVKSSDL
- a CDS encoding ERCC4 domain-containing protein; this translates as MIHYAYSDTELNKIMKTMTIVVDTREQVNGHILEYLRSKDVPIKLKKLDTGDYTAMIPKNDELGIQRDIYLNSRIERKASVDEIVGNLGKDERTRFENELIRSQDIPFTLLLEDPEGYKKILNGTYRSKYDPLALLGSLNTFKARYGFEIVYLDNKFSGNFIYYHFYYQMKNYLKRGAF